TCGCGCTCGGCCTGGTACTGGATGACCCTGTCGATGGTCAGGGTTATGCTGCTCGCGCGAATCACGTCGGCCTCGTCCCGGTCGAACGGGCGCTCCCGTTTCCCGGTGAGTATATCGTCGAACTTGTATTCCATGCCCTCCAGGCCGCGGTTGTCGATCCCCACGAAGCCCGTGATGTTCGAGGCGAGTGGACCGTTCGGGTAGACGCGCTGGTATTCCTTTCTTAAATGCAGTCCCTTGAGGGAGAGCTTGCGCACCTTCGCCGCGGTCTCGTCGTCAAGGCGCCTTTTTATCCAGACGAATCGCTTAGGGCGGGAGAGCCGCTCGACGAGCACGTCGCGCGGGAGGTCGATCAGGTCCGCGAGCGCGGCCGCGGTTTCCACGGGGCGCGCGACTTCCATGGGGTTCGCGAAGAGGGACTCGCGCTCGATGCTGAGCGCGAGAATATCGCCCATGCGGTCCCTGATGAGGCCGCGGCGCACCGGCCTGTCATCCTGGGGGCTTATCTGTATCCTGGGGGAAAAGTGGAGGTCCCCCAGCCTGAAGACGAACACGAAGGCGATGAGGGCGACGAGCCCGCCGGCAATGTACACGCGCCGCGTGAAAACCTGCTGGTTCATGCGCTCGTGCCGGCGGCGCGGTATCGGCTCACGGGAGGCCTTCCGCAGCTATCGAATGAGCTTGAGCCTCGAAAAATCGAGGGAGAAAATCTGCTTCGTGTTCCAGTAGAGCACAAACGCGCGTCCCTTGATGCGCTCCACGGGCACGTACCCGAACGCGCGGCTGTCGCTCGAGTTCTTGCGGTGATCCCCCATGGCGATGACCATCCCCTTGGGGACCGTGCCGTCGAGCTTCTTGTCGGGGAAGCCGAAGTACGAGGTGATGCCGTCCCCTCCCTTCACGTAGGGCTCGTTCATCTTTTTCCCGTTGATCCAGATATGTCCCTCCTGGATCCTGAACTCGTCCCCTTCGACGGCGACGCAGCGCTTTATGAAATCGCGCGCATCCTCGCCGGGGGGCATGAAGATTATGATGTCGTTTCTCTGCGGGGCGCGGCTCCAGGGCCACTTGAGACAGACGGGCTTGTCCATGCCCAGCATTTTCGGTATGGTGGGTCCGTAGGTGAGCTTTTCCACGAGCAGGTGGTCTCCCACGAGGAGCGTGTCCTCCATGGAGCCCGTGGGGATGAAATAGGCCTGGATGATGAATTGCCGTATGTGCATGGCCAGGATGAACGCGACGAGCACGGCGTCGCAGAAATCGTACACCTTCCTGAGCCGGGCGCTGCGCCGGGGCGCCATGTCCTCGAAACAGGCGAGCACGCGGTCCTTGTCCTCGCGGGAGAGCAACTCGATGGGGAACGCGTTCGCGACGAATTTCTGCCGCACGACGAGGTTCCCGAGCACATTCACCTCTACGTAGGTGATGTCGTCCAAGGGTACGCGCACGCCCTTTCCTCCCGTTTCGTACAGCTCGACCGCCGCGGGGGAAACGACCATCTTGCCGCCGCTGAAGACGAAGTACTTCATGAAATGGTTTACGAGCCGCACCAGCACGATCGCGATGAGAGCCCCGCCTATTGCGTAGGTCCCGTCGAAGGGAATGACGACCGCGAGGAATATGGACGAGTAGGCGAGCAGGAATATATAAAGAAGCCTCCTCCCGAAAAACCTGAGCGCGTTGGCGCCCGAAATAACCGGACACTCGACGGTTTCCGAGAGGGATTTGTTCACCCGCAAAAACTGCAGCATATGTATCTCCTTGTGAGCCGCCCCGCTGGTGTACGGTCCGTTCCCTGGGTGGTCGGGGCGATCGTCCGGAGAGGGTGCGGCGGGCCGTCTTTCTCCGGCAATGAAATTTTATTGCGCGAATAACTGCAACTATATAGAATAGGCTAATTTTGATGTCCACCATTTTTTTGAAATGAGAAAACTGACCGAAGCCATCTCAAGGCTCACCCCCGAGGAAGCCGCGGAGCTTTCGCGGGTCCTGCACATCGACGGACTGTCGGGTGACAGGTCCGCCGCCCTGGGGGAGATGCTGAACACCTACAGCGGGATTCACGCGCTGCTGTCCGGTCTCGCGCGCGACGAGCTCCTGCTCCTGCGCGCCGCAATCAGGATGCCCGACGGCATAACCTACGGCGACGCCGAAAAAGCGCTCAAGCTGGACGGCGCGGCCATCGAGCGCAACGCCGCATCGCTCGCAAAACGGGTGCTGGCGTACGTATTCAAGAACCGCCAGCGCCTGCACAACAAGCTGGACAAGGTGCACATCTACCAGGAGATACAAGACCTGCTGGTGCCCGTGGAGCCGGACGAGCTGCGCGACCATTTCAGTGCGGCGCGCGCGCTGCTCCGCGAGATTCCGCCGCAGGGGATAAAGCCCGAGAAGCCGGCATCCCCCGACGAGGAGCGCCTGCTCCAGATGCTCTTTCTCCATGGCGGGGTGATAAGCATCGAGGAGGCCGGACGCGCGCTGTCGATCGACGCGCTCGAAAAGGCGATCGCCGCGGTGCGTGCGCGCGGGAGCGCAAACGTGCGCCACGTATTCACGGTCCCGTTCCAGACGCTCATCGTGCTCGAGCCCGACCGCTTCCCGGGGCTGGCCGCGCGGGGCATCACGCCGTCGGCGCCGCCCGCGCACCGGGTGCAGAATCACTACAATTTCCTGCTGAACATCCTCAGCACCTTCGACACCGTGTCGTCGTTCGGGCTCTTTTACACAAAGCAGCGCGAGTTCAGGAAGGTTGACTGGAAACGGCTCTGCGACGCAATGATGCGCATGGAAGAGCTCTCCGGAGAGGATTTCACCGCGAACCGCACCGCCGAACTGTGCCTGAGCGTGCTCCACGCGCTCAAGTGCTGCACCCTCACCAGGGACGCCGTCGTGATATCGCTCAAGCCCATCGAGCGCGAGCTCGACAGCCCGCAAAAGCTGCTCCTGCGCGTCCTGCGCGCGCTCGACACCGCCGATTCCGAGGGTGCGCCCGCACCGTCCCCGTTCCAGATGCCCGCGCTTGCCGCCGTGAGAACGCTCTTCGAGATCATTTCCGATACCGCCGCCGGGTCGATCGGGATCCTCCTGGCCGAATTCGTGCTGGGGGCGCTATCGGCGCAATCGGAAAACCGCATGTCGCTGATAGACCGGAGGGACCGGGCGATCGCCCAGTGCATGGGGGGGCTAAGGCTCATGTGCCTGTGCGGCATCATCGAGGCGCACGGTGCCGTGGTGGAGCTGAGCGATATCGGCGCCGAGCTCGCGTACCGCTTCGTGAAGACAAGGAAGCCCGTCGAACCGGGGACGGACGGGGACTGCAGGAAGGTCTATATCAACCCCGATTTTACCATGATCATTCCAAAGGACGAGATAAGCTCGGAGGCCGGCTACCACCTCCTGGCGCGCGCCGAGATCGTGCGCGACGACATGATCCTGCATACGCGCCTGAGCCGTGCCTCGATTGTGCGCGCGAACAAGAGGGGCATGTCGCCGGACGAGTTCCTCGCGACGCTGGAGCGCTGCTCGAAGAACGAGATCCCCCAGAACCTTCACTTCGTGCTGAACGAATGGGAGCACCAGACCATTCGGCTCAAGATCCTGGACGCGACCGTGATTCGCTCGAGCCACCCGTCCCTTCTCGACGAGCTCGAAAACAACGAGCAGCTCGCGGGCTTCTTCGAGCGCATCGCCCCGGCATACGCGATCATCGACCGGGGACACCTGGACACCATCATCAAGATCGCTCAGAAACGCGACGCCGTCATTACGCTGTTCGAGGACGAGGGGGCGGGGATCAGTCCTTGATCACCCGTATCTGGAGAGCGATTTTCCAGGTGATAAACTCGGAGAGGGCAATGATGATCTTTTCGGGCACGAAGTAAATCTTTCCATTGAGCTTGGCGAGCATCCCCTTGTAGTGGCTGTGTGTCATCGGGTGATCCACCCATCCCAGGGGCTCGACCTCACGCCAGTTGTTGCAGGTTTTGAGCACCGGTATCTTCTTGAGGTATATTTCCTTGATGGTTCCGTTGACCACCGAGGAGGCGAGAATTTTCTCCCATTCCATATCGGCAGGTCGCCTTATTTCTTCCCGCTGGTGCGGTCTTTGAGCTGCCGGCGAAGCCTGTGCACCTCTTCGGTGAGCTTTTCGCTCTTCGCCATTTCCCTGCGTAATTTTTTATGAAGCTCGATCGCCTCCTCCCTTGACAGCGCCTCGACCTTTTCCCGGGCCTCGATGATGCGGTTTGCCTGGTGGAGCTCCTGCGCTGAAAAATCGATGAGGGACTCCTGCGCCCTGATCACGCTGTTCGCGTCGAGGAGCTCCTTGCGGCGAAGCTCGGTGAGGACCTCCTCGGCCCGGATCCGGTCCTTCATGTCGAACATCTCCCGGCGCCGGAGATCGGTGAAATTGCGGATGGCGCCGTTCAGCTGGTTCTGCTCCTGCATGAGGTGCTTTTCGTGGTGGAGGATTCGCTCGAAGGCCTCCTTCTCCCGCCCGGTCACCAGGAATTCGCGGCGGTTGATGCTCATGAGGCTTTCGAAGGTTTCGATCCGTTCCTCGGCGTCGCGCGAAATGTATTTCATCATCTCGCGGTAGCGCTCGACCACGATTGATTTCTCGAGGAGGAGGATGAACTCGCGCTTGTTGAGCGGACGGCCCAGGATCTCGACGTGCAGGAGGTTCATGCTTGCCTTGATCGCCGTCTTGATCTCCTGCCGGCCGAAGACGAGGAACTTCAGGAAATTCCTGAGCCTGGTGTCGGCCTGGATGGACGCGATCACTTTCTCCGGGGTGAGGCCGCCGATATCGACAATGAAAATGTTTATGGTGCCGCTGATTATCTCGCAGGCGGAGAAATCGGTTCCCTCCACGAGCGTGCACGAGAGCCCCAGCTCCCTGATCGATTTCCCCATTTTCCTGCCGCGATCATTGTCGGAAAGAAACCAGATGTCCACTCGTTCCACGTTATTCCCTCTACCGTTATTCAATCCTATAAGACGGTACGCGAAATGACAACAGTTTTTTGGGAAGTTTTATTATTGATTTAACCGTCTCCGGGATTTACACTGTGAACAGGTTGATTGCCGCAGACGGACCCGGGTAATCGCATGGGCGCGCACGGAAGGAAACGCGATGCGGGGGTTCCGATACCACAGGGTCCCGACCACCGGCCCTGGTCCTATCGGTCCCCGGCCACCTCCCCCCCGATGCGCGGCGGAGCGAACACGAACACCGATTCGCGTGCCGGGGAACCAAATCGATCATCACGCATTCGAGAGGCATGTACAAAACGCAGATACTCA
The sequence above is drawn from the Spirochaetota bacterium genome and encodes:
- the lepB gene encoding signal peptidase I, coding for MLQFLRVNKSLSETVECPVISGANALRFFGRRLLYIFLLAYSSIFLAVVIPFDGTYAIGGALIAIVLVRLVNHFMKYFVFSGGKMVVSPAAVELYETGGKGVRVPLDDITYVEVNVLGNLVVRQKFVANAFPIELLSREDKDRVLACFEDMAPRRSARLRKVYDFCDAVLVAFILAMHIRQFIIQAYFIPTGSMEDTLLVGDHLLVEKLTYGPTIPKMLGMDKPVCLKWPWSRAPQRNDIIIFMPPGEDARDFIKRCVAVEGDEFRIQEGHIWINGKKMNEPYVKGGDGITSYFGFPDKKLDGTVPKGMVIAMGDHRKNSSDSRAFGYVPVERIKGRAFVLYWNTKQIFSLDFSRLKLIR